The following are from one region of the Natronosporangium hydrolyticum genome:
- a CDS encoding class I SAM-dependent methyltransferase has product MDSADWDARYAASPDLVWTANPNRFVVAATTDLSPGRALDVAAGEGRNAVWLAERGWLVTAVDFSPVAVQRGRQLAHDRGVDVSWEVADVISYQPEPAAYELVVIAYLQLPRADLAAVLRWAAAAVRPGGSLVVVGHDLANLTDGTGGPQDPAVLQTPDAVVADLPGMQIRQAETARRPVVVDGETVEALDTVVVATHP; this is encoded by the coding sequence GTGGACAGTGCTGACTGGGACGCCCGCTACGCCGCGTCGCCGGACCTGGTCTGGACCGCCAACCCGAACCGGTTCGTGGTGGCGGCGACCACCGACCTGTCACCCGGCCGAGCGCTCGACGTCGCCGCCGGCGAGGGCCGCAACGCGGTCTGGTTGGCCGAACGCGGTTGGCTGGTCACCGCCGTAGATTTCTCCCCGGTAGCGGTGCAGCGGGGGCGGCAGCTGGCCCACGATCGGGGTGTGGACGTCTCGTGGGAGGTCGCCGACGTCATCAGTTACCAGCCTGAACCGGCCGCGTACGAGTTGGTCGTCATCGCCTATCTGCAGCTGCCCCGGGCTGACCTGGCGGCGGTCCTACGGTGGGCGGCAGCGGCGGTCCGTCCGGGTGGTTCGCTCGTGGTCGTCGGTCATGATCTGGCCAACCTCACCGACGGCACCGGTGGCCCGCAGGACCCGGCGGTGCTGCAGACGCCCGATGCGGTCGTCGCCGACCTGCCGGGCATGCAGATCCGGCAGGCCGAGACGGCCCGGCGTCCGGTCGTGGTCGACGGTGAGACTGTCGAAGCGCTCGACACGGTCGTCGTCGCCACCCACCCGTGA
- a CDS encoding FtsX-like permease family protein translates to MSWLVRRSLRGRRGQVAALAITITFSAMLVGMLGLLTETGVSGQVSTGEYAAAPVLIGAHQARPIPDDVDLPVPGRALMPAAVVDEVSEALPDARVVADRIVPAVLVAGQGDPIPVEVHPWSATGLGDRSLASGRAPEAGTEIVLSGGVDGPTRPDLGDIVELGFGDEPEPATVVGVLAVDDSGTDVADVYLSDDHHRLRGKPEQRVAVVGVWPGAGDDTAVLRAIAERNGGRLWPAGDRGEIEVVRQGPAKGALVSAAAAFGALAIIVSAFTLVVLTSLQIRERSRELAMLRVIGATPRQVKRLLRGEIRGVAVAAAAAGALVGPLLGARLVGVLRSWEVIPRSLEPVYGPWPSVAAFAVAVVSAEIAVLLSLGRAVRGSPLTGLDGADERKSGCARVLAGWAGVTLGLIMASAPAYVSGEAAVGLPALAGLVIAISVGPLSPLIVRLMAWTQRRRAARSAPRYLAIASLSARSARVGGALTPIVLGVSLSCTQLFSGTTLSAIAVDEFEAGHRADLLVTAGSTGVADGVAEDLAATAGVASVQPIVTTSVLIRGRQHDTNWQSIPALAVGGDQIEQYADLQPVGSRTVSPVDGGVAISAQLAAALGSEAGDDLEIVLPDGQPIKRHVTDVYLRGLGFGDAVLPIGDVQPAMATGNATALAVTVADGAALPEVEQQLTEYLAGRPGLEVSYPTGAGLLTEEPADGVFPVLLLLILWGYIAITVVNSLVITTLSRRAEFACLRIVGATPTQQRRTVRWEATFLAATACLVATVASLPGLCGLTFALSHGERILPSIDILSYALIVATSFGLVLAATELPARKAMRRSA, encoded by the coding sequence GTGAGCTGGCTGGTTCGTCGCAGCTTGCGTGGGCGACGGGGGCAGGTGGCCGCGCTCGCCATCACCATAACGTTCTCCGCCATGCTGGTGGGGATGCTCGGCCTGTTGACCGAGACCGGCGTGAGCGGTCAGGTCAGCACCGGTGAGTACGCCGCTGCCCCGGTGTTGATCGGTGCCCACCAGGCCCGGCCGATTCCCGACGACGTCGACCTGCCAGTTCCCGGCCGCGCGCTGATGCCGGCTGCTGTCGTCGACGAAGTATCGGAAGCGCTGCCCGATGCCCGGGTGGTCGCGGACCGGATCGTGCCCGCAGTCCTCGTCGCCGGTCAGGGCGACCCGATACCCGTCGAAGTCCACCCCTGGTCGGCGACCGGGTTGGGTGACCGAAGCCTCGCATCCGGCCGGGCCCCAGAGGCCGGAACCGAGATCGTCTTGTCGGGCGGCGTCGATGGCCCTACCCGGCCGGATCTCGGCGATATCGTCGAACTCGGCTTCGGTGATGAGCCGGAGCCAGCCACGGTCGTCGGCGTCCTCGCCGTCGACGACTCCGGCACCGATGTCGCAGACGTCTACCTCAGCGACGACCATCATCGCCTGCGGGGCAAGCCGGAGCAGCGGGTCGCGGTCGTGGGGGTGTGGCCCGGGGCGGGCGACGACACCGCGGTCCTTCGGGCCATCGCCGAGCGCAACGGCGGGCGGCTGTGGCCGGCCGGCGACCGGGGCGAGATCGAAGTGGTCCGGCAGGGCCCGGCCAAGGGCGCGCTGGTCTCCGCGGCCGCCGCCTTCGGCGCCCTGGCGATCATCGTCAGCGCGTTCACCCTCGTCGTCCTCACCTCCCTACAGATCAGGGAACGTTCCCGCGAGCTGGCCATGCTGCGCGTCATCGGCGCCACCCCCCGACAGGTGAAGCGGCTCCTGCGCGGCGAGATCAGAGGGGTCGCGGTCGCCGCTGCCGCGGCTGGCGCCCTGGTCGGTCCGCTGCTCGGTGCTCGACTGGTCGGCGTCCTCCGGTCCTGGGAGGTCATCCCGCGAAGCCTCGAACCGGTGTATGGCCCGTGGCCGTCCGTGGCGGCGTTCGCCGTCGCGGTCGTCTCCGCGGAGATCGCCGTACTGCTCTCGCTTGGACGGGCCGTCCGCGGCAGCCCGCTCACCGGCCTCGATGGAGCCGATGAGCGGAAGTCCGGGTGTGCCCGAGTGCTGGCCGGATGGGCAGGCGTGACGCTGGGACTGATCATGGCGAGCGCGCCGGCGTACGTGTCGGGCGAGGCGGCGGTCGGGCTACCGGCTCTGGCCGGACTGGTGATCGCCATCTCGGTCGGTCCGCTCAGCCCGCTGATAGTCCGGTTGATGGCGTGGACGCAGCGGCGGCGGGCCGCGCGCTCGGCACCTCGATATCTCGCGATCGCCAGTCTCAGCGCACGTTCTGCACGGGTCGGCGGCGCCCTGACGCCCATCGTGCTCGGGGTAAGCCTGAGCTGCACCCAACTCTTCTCGGGAACGACCCTGAGCGCGATCGCGGTCGACGAGTTCGAGGCCGGACACCGCGCCGACCTGCTGGTCACCGCAGGGTCGACCGGGGTGGCCGACGGGGTGGCGGAGGACCTCGCCGCGACCGCCGGGGTCGCATCGGTCCAGCCGATCGTGACGACGAGCGTGCTGATCCGTGGCCGGCAGCACGACACGAACTGGCAATCCATCCCCGCGCTCGCGGTCGGCGGAGACCAGATCGAACAGTACGCCGACCTGCAACCCGTCGGTTCGCGCACCGTCAGCCCCGTTGACGGTGGCGTGGCGATCAGCGCCCAGCTCGCAGCCGCCCTTGGCTCCGAAGCGGGCGACGATCTTGAGATCGTGCTTCCTGACGGCCAACCGATCAAGCGCCACGTGACCGATGTGTACCTTCGGGGCCTCGGCTTCGGTGACGCGGTCCTCCCGATCGGCGACGTGCAGCCGGCGATGGCCACCGGCAATGCGACTGCGCTGGCGGTCACCGTCGCCGACGGCGCGGCCCTGCCGGAGGTCGAGCAGCAGCTGACGGAGTATCTCGCCGGGCGACCGGGCCTCGAGGTCAGCTACCCGACGGGGGCCGGCCTGCTCACGGAAGAGCCCGCAGATGGCGTCTTCCCCGTCCTCCTGCTGCTGATCCTTTGGGGCTACATCGCGATCACAGTGGTGAACTCGTTGGTGATCACGACGCTCTCGCGTCGGGCAGAGTTCGCCTGCCTGCGAATCGTCGGGGCCACCCCGACCCAGCAACGGCGAACGGTGCGTTGGGAGGCGACCTTCCTCGCGGCCACCGCGTGTCTAGTGGCGACGGTGGCGTCCCTGCCCGGACTGTGCGGACTCACGTTCGCACTCAGCCACGGCGAACGGATCCTCCCCAGCATCGACATCCTCAGCTACGCCCTCATCGTCGCCACCAGCTTCGGATTGGTCCTGGCCGCCACCGAACTGCCCGCACGCAAGGCCATGCGGAGGTCGGCCTGA
- a CDS encoding ABC transporter ATP-binding protein, with protein MVRKRNRPTVDEGRPAAPVTIRGVSKSYRSGASRLQALVEIDLVLEPRTFTAIMGPSGSGKTTLLHCLLGLDKPDSGAIFVGGTDITGLDETSLAKLRRSRLGVVFQSYNLIPALTAADNISLPLRLAGEKIDPATVQRLADAVGVGGFLDHRPAQLSGGQQQRVAFARALIADPDLVVADEPTGALDSATAEAVLGLLRSIVRDLGQQVLMVTHDPVAASAADRVLFMADGRWQGELRGASATQIAAAVAELGRHR; from the coding sequence GTGGTCAGAAAGCGTAACCGTCCGACTGTCGACGAGGGCCGCCCAGCTGCTCCCGTCACCATCCGTGGCGTCAGCAAGAGCTACCGCAGTGGCGCGAGCCGGCTGCAAGCTCTGGTCGAGATCGATCTCGTGCTCGAACCGAGGACGTTCACGGCGATCATGGGGCCGTCGGGGTCCGGAAAGACCACGCTGCTGCACTGCCTGCTCGGACTCGACAAGCCCGACTCCGGTGCGATCTTCGTGGGCGGCACCGACATCACCGGCCTCGATGAGACCAGCCTGGCGAAGCTGCGGAGATCCCGGCTCGGCGTGGTATTCCAGTCCTACAATCTGATCCCCGCCCTGACCGCCGCCGACAACATCTCGCTCCCGCTGCGGCTGGCGGGCGAGAAGATCGACCCAGCAACCGTGCAGCGTCTCGCCGACGCGGTGGGAGTCGGCGGGTTCCTCGACCACCGACCCGCTCAGCTCTCCGGCGGGCAGCAACAGCGGGTCGCCTTCGCGCGCGCACTGATCGCCGACCCGGACCTGGTGGTCGCCGACGAACCGACCGGCGCGCTCGACTCCGCCACGGCCGAGGCCGTACTCGGCCTCTTGCGCTCGATCGTGCGCGACCTGGGCCAGCAGGTCCTGATGGTCACCCACGACCCGGTGGCAGCCTCGGCGGCTGACCGGGTCCTGTTCATGGCTGACGGCCGGTGGCAGGGCGAGCTGCGCGGAGCCTCCGCAACGCAGATCGCGGCTGCGGTGGCGGAGCTGGGACGGCACCGGTGA